A window of the SAR324 cluster bacterium genome harbors these coding sequences:
- a CDS encoding CHASE domain-containing protein, translated as MDTIPVNQTDELLVNKKQRLLNILHNPLLAWLILGSSILATIWAYYFTSTSVQQRIAERFNLRSHEIATAIEDRLEIYEQVLWGGAGLFASSEHVSRKEWAEYVKILNINRHWPGIQGIGFSIPVRPEDREQHIASIRAEGFPEYTIKPEGVRDFYSAIIYLEPFDWRNQRAFGYDMWSNETRRRAMSRARDEGVAATSGIITLVQETSEAVQKGFLMYIPTYRTRSVPSTLEARRAHFSGWVYSPFRAGDLMHGILGTGDTEIDFEIFDGEDMNPETLLFDTNTRLDSLEQHKASYLRKLITLNIQGRTWKLYFNSHPGIVSEGETRQPLFVALAGSLIDLLLFYVIYSLNFINRRAQKIAHAMTEQLKEEGLQLKESEARFRFVADTANVGISLVIDRVIRWVNPKCLEIFQYPREEMENHSTRKMYPSSAAFEQFDSDSRPVLERGEVFDTEQQMLRGDGTLIWVRMNGKAIDPANLEQGVIWVLEDITGHIRYQEDLKQARDAAEQASRAKAEFLASMSHEIRTPMNGVIGMTSLLMETPLTLEQREYARTIHLSGEHLLSLINNILDFSKIDAGNMTLEDAPFLIHDLLDSSLMLLEAKAVDKHIDLHAEISPGVPAIVSGDVTRLRQILVNLLGNAVKFTSSGAVVVTVELKQLTGLRLSEEPRVELLFRVRDTGIGIAPDKINLLFQQFSQVDVSTTRKFGGTGLGLMIAKRLVEMMGGNIIMESVQGQGSVVTFTVFLTAVHETPIIISHPKTDEKTADSQMAEKLPLKILLAEDNPINQKLTLMILKKLGYEADLATNGLEVLSVTQQQNYDLIFMDVQMPEMDGLEATRQLVKTLPSATRPRIIAMTANALPGDKEKCLEAGMNAYLSKPITIKTVVNVLKDYAHHKNIEIVNYEGLPMKTPKPSSMAVEPSPEELELLDSELLEEFKITTNASGFQVMQTMLRQQMEEVIASYPEFLKSEDRSQLRTIAHKIKGAALCLGAKQLSDLLNQLQHLPDSVTPDPLPELWQQMELCYTHTMQALDDFLKEFV; from the coding sequence ATGGACACCATACCCGTGAATCAAACCGATGAATTGCTGGTCAATAAAAAACAGCGGCTATTGAACATCCTGCATAATCCACTGTTGGCCTGGCTCATTCTGGGTTCCTCCATCCTCGCCACAATCTGGGCTTATTATTTCACCTCCACCTCGGTCCAACAGCGGATTGCTGAACGGTTCAATCTACGCTCCCATGAGATTGCCACTGCCATTGAGGATCGCCTGGAAATTTATGAACAGGTTCTGTGGGGAGGCGCCGGTTTGTTCGCGTCTTCAGAGCACGTCTCCCGCAAAGAATGGGCGGAATATGTGAAAATCTTAAACATCAACCGGCATTGGCCGGGAATACAGGGGATCGGTTTCAGCATTCCAGTCAGACCCGAAGACAGGGAACAACACATAGCGTCCATCCGTGCGGAGGGCTTTCCCGAATACACCATCAAACCTGAAGGAGTCCGGGATTTCTACAGTGCGATCATCTATCTGGAACCCTTCGACTGGCGCAATCAACGGGCCTTCGGCTATGACATGTGGTCCAATGAAACACGAAGAAGGGCGATGTCCCGTGCCCGGGACGAAGGCGTTGCGGCAACCTCAGGGATCATCACACTGGTCCAGGAAACCAGTGAGGCCGTTCAAAAAGGTTTTCTGATGTATATTCCGACCTATCGTACCCGGAGTGTTCCCTCAACCCTTGAAGCACGTCGAGCCCACTTCAGTGGGTGGGTGTATTCGCCGTTCAGGGCCGGTGATCTCATGCATGGAATTTTAGGAACGGGGGATACTGAAATTGATTTTGAAATTTTTGACGGGGAGGACATGAATCCCGAAACACTTTTGTTTGACACCAATACCCGGTTGGATTCGCTGGAACAGCACAAGGCGTCCTATTTGCGCAAACTGATAACCCTCAACATTCAGGGACGAACCTGGAAACTGTATTTCAATTCGCATCCGGGGATTGTCAGTGAGGGCGAAACCAGACAACCGCTGTTTGTGGCGCTGGCCGGCAGTTTGATTGACCTGTTGCTGTTTTATGTCATTTACTCCCTGAATTTCATCAACCGGCGGGCACAGAAAATCGCCCACGCCATGACCGAACAACTGAAGGAAGAAGGACTCCAACTCAAGGAAAGTGAGGCCCGGTTCCGGTTTGTCGCGGACACGGCCAATGTCGGGATTTCACTCGTCATTGATCGGGTGATACGCTGGGTGAACCCCAAATGCCTGGAGATATTCCAGTATCCCAGAGAAGAAATGGAAAACCATTCCACCCGAAAAATGTATCCCTCGTCGGCAGCGTTTGAACAATTTGACTCCGATTCCCGTCCGGTGCTCGAACGCGGGGAAGTTTTTGATACGGAGCAACAGATGCTTCGGGGTGATGGAACGCTGATCTGGGTGCGCATGAATGGCAAGGCGATTGATCCGGCCAACCTGGAGCAGGGCGTGATCTGGGTGTTGGAAGACATCACCGGGCATATCCGCTATCAGGAAGATCTGAAACAGGCCCGGGATGCGGCAGAACAGGCGTCACGGGCCAAAGCTGAATTTCTGGCCAGCATGAGTCATGAAATCCGGACCCCGATGAATGGTGTGATCGGCATGACCAGTCTGCTCATGGAAACTCCACTGACCCTGGAACAACGTGAATATGCCCGAACGATCCATTTGAGCGGCGAGCATCTGCTTTCGCTGATCAATAACATTCTCGATTTTTCAAAAATTGATGCAGGCAACATGACCCTCGAGGATGCGCCGTTTCTGATTCATGATCTGCTTGACAGCAGTTTGATGCTGCTTGAAGCCAAAGCTGTGGATAAACACATTGATCTCCATGCTGAAATTTCACCGGGGGTTCCCGCCATCGTTTCAGGAGATGTGACACGCCTTCGGCAAATTCTGGTCAATCTTCTGGGCAATGCTGTGAAATTCACAAGCAGCGGCGCGGTTGTGGTTACTGTTGAACTTAAACAGTTGACGGGTCTCAGGTTGTCAGAAGAACCCCGTGTGGAACTGCTGTTCAGGGTGAGAGACACCGGCATCGGGATTGCGCCTGATAAAATCAACCTGCTGTTTCAACAATTTTCCCAGGTGGATGTGTCAACCACCCGTAAATTTGGCGGCACAGGACTTGGACTCATGATCGCCAAAAGGCTGGTGGAAATGATGGGCGGAAACATCATCATGGAAAGTGTTCAGGGGCAGGGGTCTGTGGTGACGTTCACTGTGTTTCTGACAGCAGTTCACGAAACTCCGATCATCATTTCCCACCCCAAAACGGATGAAAAAACGGCAGATTCTCAAATGGCGGAAAAACTCCCCCTGAAAATCCTGCTGGCGGAAGACAACCCCATCAACCAGAAACTCACACTGATGATTTTGAAAAAACTGGGCTATGAGGCGGATTTGGCCACGAATGGACTGGAAGTGCTGAGTGTCACACAACAGCAAAACTATGATCTGATTTTCATGGATGTGCAAATGCCTGAAATGGATGGACTCGAAGCAACACGACAACTTGTCAAAACGCTCCCCTCAGCAACCAGGCCCCGGATCATTGCAATGACAGCCAATGCCCTACCCGGAGATAAGGAAAAATGCCTGGAGGCCGGAATGAATGCCTATCTCAGCAAACCCATCACGATTAAAACGGTGGTGAATGTTTTGAAGGACTACGCTCACCACAAAAATATTGAAATCGTAAATTATGAGGGACTCCCTATGAAAACGCCGAAGCCCTCATCCATGGCGGTCGAACCATCCCCTGAAGAGCTCGAGTTGCTAGATTCAGAACTCTTGGAGGAATTTAAGATTACCACAAACGCGTCAGGGTTTCAGGTCATGCAGACGATGTTGCGGCAGCAAATGGAAGAGGTCATCGCCTCCTACCCGGAGTTTCTGAAGAGTGAAGATCGTTCCCAACTCAGGACGATTGCGCACAAAATCAAAGGTGCGGCTTTATGTCTGGGCGCGAAACAATTGTCAGATTTGCTCAACCAGCTCCAACATCTGCCTGATTCTGTAACTCCTGATCCCTTGCCTGAGCTTTGGCAACAAATGGAATTATGCTACACCCACACCATGCAGGCCCTGGATGATTTTCTGAAGGAGTTTGTCTAA
- a CDS encoding fused response regulator/phosphatase, with protein MRKDPCQILVVDDDPMIHLRIRSAMKVEADCTVELLNASNGVEALKVLEAQNVSLLVTDLEMPEMDGFELIEQIRKIKQYKEIPILFLTAHQEPVQKIRAFELGATDYIVKPFILQEFRARVLGNLQRFQQQRLLQQELEQAREMQHALLQKELPEVPGMNVTVRYLTMSRIGGDFYDVFEVDETHFGFLIADVSGHGISAALISFMVSGIFKYFSPGLRSPKMALDWVNGVIFNKLPEGSFASMFYGIYDPDTQSFTYTSAAHPAALLIRPSTNEILHLKTRGLGIGLFSHEIAHYEECKIDLRPKDKILLYTDGITEVFNEKEQMFGVLNLKHFLLRHADQRMEILLDQLVNHLRDFSGKDTFEDDVTLVGLEVV; from the coding sequence ATGCGAAAAGATCCATGCCAGATCCTGGTGGTTGACGATGATCCCATGATACATTTGAGGATTCGTTCCGCCATGAAAGTTGAGGCCGATTGCACGGTGGAGCTTCTCAATGCCAGCAACGGAGTTGAAGCGTTGAAGGTGCTTGAAGCACAAAATGTGTCCTTGCTTGTGACGGATCTGGAAATGCCTGAAATGGATGGCTTTGAACTGATTGAACAGATCCGGAAAATAAAACAGTATAAAGAGATACCCATTTTGTTTCTGACGGCGCATCAGGAGCCTGTACAAAAAATCAGGGCTTTCGAACTGGGGGCAACGGATTATATCGTCAAACCGTTCATCCTTCAGGAATTCCGTGCCAGAGTGCTGGGCAATTTACAACGGTTCCAGCAACAGCGGCTCCTGCAACAGGAGCTGGAACAAGCCAGAGAAATGCAACACGCTCTTTTACAAAAAGAACTGCCCGAAGTGCCTGGAATGAACGTGACCGTCCGCTACCTGACCATGTCCCGGATCGGTGGTGATTTTTATGATGTGTTTGAAGTGGATGAAACACACTTCGGTTTCCTGATTGCGGATGTCAGCGGCCATGGCATTTCCGCGGCCTTGATTTCCTTTATGGTGTCGGGCATTTTCAAATATTTCTCGCCGGGCTTGCGTTCACCGAAAATGGCTCTGGACTGGGTGAATGGCGTCATTTTCAATAAATTGCCAGAGGGTTCCTTTGCCAGCATGTTTTATGGGATTTATGATCCTGACACTCAAAGTTTCACCTACACGTCAGCGGCACACCCCGCGGCCTTGTTGATCCGCCCCTCAACCAACGAAATTTTACACCTCAAAACCAGAGGTTTGGGGATTGGCCTGTTTTCGCATGAAATCGCTCATTATGAAGAATGTAAAATCGACTTGCGGCCTAAAGATAAAATTTTGCTGTATACCGATGGAATCACTGAAGTTTTCAATGAAAAAGAGCAAATGTTCGGTGTGCTCAATCTGAAACATTTTTTATTGCGTCATGCCGATCAGCGAATGGAGATCCTGCTGGATCAACTGGTCAACCATTTGCGGGATTTTTCGGGAAAAGACACCTTTGAAGATGATGTAACCCTGGTTGGTCTCGAAGTAGTGTGA
- a CDS encoding response regulator, with translation MSFSYFQTTSIRQRITRTFTLTVTGMMSSLILIVAIIAFLSIQQELQHLLESRSRHSLISMEQRLVYLQENLGNFSENHFIVNSLAVSDNNSEYLAKLIQNFNKAQGVDSVTLVDFEGNLFASSLSQPPDYKTELYLRPTLQTGQTLTRLSQDSQRLIMVKSIDYYHTPIGALIAEFHMDDLISRSVPTTTTGFYRVLTPLQTIYTYQYNPEIAYKTLIMSADETMPNLHQLNIRFEMGALKKEYLRILWKLLSVLLLASVVLVLFAVGLSRYLGQSLAQPILRLWTKTRLANKDELSHFAPVGTGDELEDLAKAMDQRELEIQEHQHHLEALVASRTEELQTAKELAERANLAKSEFLANMSHEIRTPMNGVIGMISLLMETELTSEQQEFAQTIHLSGEHLLTLINNILDFSKIDSGNITLEKIPFQVNELLENTLELLISKAETKQIDLRLNISPMVPRFLTGDVTRLRQILLNLIDNALKFTEKGVVVVSVELEQLSSQGGGEGSRAELLFSVQDTGIGIAPEKIEHIFQAFTQEDFSTTRKYGGTGLGLTICKGLVELMKGKMRVESTPGKGSIFSFMVPLRALPSGSLPLTRDYYSRHMEQKTVDPQLAEKMPIRILVAEDNPINRTLFLRMLGKFGYSADIATTGPEVLKCVSQQHYEVIFMDVQMPEMDGLEATRQIVAQTSSAERPWIIAMTANALPGDREICLQAGMNDYLSKPIRLRDLARMLHLHFMKNQEGETHFDVVSGDISGVSTLNNSVSALPEQPTLSGTPSMGLLDPVYIKELLLEMDRELFQEMLKIFEQQVTGAIKDFQDFIQKTDRTPIKRIAHKLKGTVSSLGAIRLTELFQQLQNMPSGVIPDPLPELLTALEQCYTETLSELKKLQIELN, from the coding sequence ATGTCCTTCAGCTATTTTCAGACTACCAGCATCAGACAACGCATCACCCGGACCTTTACCTTGACCGTGACGGGCATGATGAGTTCCCTCATCCTGATTGTGGCGATTATCGCCTTTCTTTCGATCCAGCAGGAATTGCAACATCTGCTGGAATCACGTTCCCGGCATTCCCTGATTTCCATGGAGCAGAGACTGGTTTATCTCCAGGAAAATCTCGGTAACTTCAGTGAAAACCACTTTATCGTCAACAGTTTGGCGGTTTCTGACAACAACAGCGAATATCTGGCCAAACTCATTCAGAATTTCAACAAGGCCCAGGGGGTGGATTCAGTCACACTTGTGGATTTTGAAGGCAATCTGTTTGCAAGCAGTCTCAGTCAACCACCCGATTACAAAACAGAACTCTACCTTCGTCCAACGCTACAGACAGGCCAGACACTCACCAGACTTTCTCAGGATTCACAACGGTTGATTATGGTGAAATCCATTGATTATTATCACACGCCCATCGGCGCGCTGATTGCCGAATTTCATATGGATGATCTGATCAGCAGGAGTGTGCCAACGACGACCACAGGTTTTTATCGTGTATTGACTCCCCTGCAAACGATTTATACCTATCAGTACAATCCTGAAATCGCTTATAAAACCCTGATAATGAGCGCAGATGAAACGATGCCCAACCTGCATCAATTGAACATCCGGTTTGAAATGGGTGCCTTGAAAAAAGAATACCTGCGCATCCTCTGGAAATTGCTTTCAGTGTTGCTGCTGGCGAGTGTGGTGCTGGTGCTGTTTGCTGTTGGCCTGTCTCGCTATCTCGGACAGAGCCTCGCCCAACCCATTCTGCGACTCTGGACTAAAACAAGGCTGGCCAACAAGGATGAACTCTCGCATTTTGCGCCTGTAGGCACCGGCGATGAACTGGAAGATCTGGCAAAAGCGATGGATCAGCGGGAACTGGAAATTCAAGAACATCAGCATCATCTGGAAGCACTGGTCGCCTCAAGGACTGAAGAATTGCAGACGGCCAAAGAACTCGCGGAACGCGCCAACCTCGCAAAATCAGAATTTCTGGCCAACATGAGCCATGAGATCCGCACACCGATGAACGGGGTTATCGGGATGATCAGCCTGCTGATGGAAACAGAATTGACCAGTGAACAACAGGAATTCGCCCAGACCATTCATTTGAGCGGAGAGCACCTGCTGACCCTGATCAACAATATTCTGGATTTTTCAAAAATTGATTCCGGCAACATCACCTTGGAGAAAATTCCCTTCCAGGTCAATGAACTGCTGGAAAATACACTGGAATTACTGATTTCCAAAGCGGAGACCAAACAAATTGATTTGCGGTTAAATATTTCACCAATGGTTCCGCGGTTCCTGACAGGCGATGTCACACGTCTGCGACAGATCCTGCTCAATCTCATCGACAATGCCCTGAAATTCACCGAGAAAGGGGTGGTGGTGGTTTCTGTGGAATTAGAACAGCTTTCCTCTCAGGGAGGGGGTGAGGGGTCCCGTGCGGAACTACTGTTCAGTGTTCAGGATACCGGAATTGGTATTGCGCCTGAAAAAATTGAGCATATTTTCCAGGCGTTCACCCAGGAAGATTTTTCGACAACCCGCAAATATGGCGGCACCGGCCTGGGGCTGACCATTTGCAAAGGACTGGTAGAATTGATGAAGGGTAAAATGCGGGTGGAGAGTACTCCCGGAAAAGGTTCCATCTTTTCTTTCATGGTGCCTTTGCGTGCCTTGCCTTCAGGATCATTGCCGCTGACAAGGGACTATTATTCCAGGCATATGGAACAAAAAACTGTAGATCCCCAATTGGCGGAAAAAATGCCAATCAGGATTCTGGTGGCTGAAGACAATCCGATCAACAGAACATTGTTCCTGCGCATGCTTGGAAAATTCGGCTATTCCGCGGACATTGCCACCACGGGACCGGAGGTGTTGAAGTGTGTCAGTCAACAGCACTATGAAGTGATCTTCATGGATGTCCAGATGCCTGAAATGGATGGTCTGGAAGCCACTCGACAGATTGTGGCCCAAACATCCAGCGCAGAGCGTCCATGGATCATCGCGATGACAGCCAATGCTCTGCCGGGAGACAGGGAAATTTGTTTGCAGGCCGGGATGAATGACTACCTGAGTAAACCCATACGACTGCGTGATCTGGCCAGGATGCTCCATCTGCATTTCATGAAAAATCAGGAAGGTGAAACACATTTCGACGTGGTATCAGGTGATATTTCCGGTGTTTCCACCCTGAACAACAGTGTTTCTGCTTTGCCAGAACAACCAACTCTTTCCGGAACCCCATCCATGGGTTTGCTGGATCCGGTCTACATCAAGGAACTTCTCTTAGAAATGGATCGTGAATTATTTCAGGAGATGCTCAAAATCTTTGAACAGCAGGTCACCGGAGCCATCAAGGATTTTCAGGATTTCATCCAGAAGACTGATCGGACCCCCATTAAACGTATCGCCCATAAGCTCAAAGGCACAGTTTCAAGCCTGGGTGCCATCCGTTTGACAGAGTTATTTCAACAATTGCAAAATATGCCATCAGGAGTGATTCCTGATCCCCTGCCCGAACTTCTGACAGCGTTGGAACAGTGCTACACTGAAACGCTGTCTGAATTAAAAAAATTGCAGATTGAATTGAATTAA
- a CDS encoding SpoIIE family protein phosphatase has translation MWISIKQKILLFGIAAFLLGSAAGFTMLLKLNVAISDRMIFTGITIWGIFAVLIATGGHYWGTQLTSVLQALEDSAVLLGENKFPHKPLILERNDEFGRLWWHLQQTNQLLQQKSTELETLKIAGDVLGSIQLEKEVLKNTLKILYTRTRMNWSSAYMMDSGNTLECRIHFVMQDESSAVFHDTLTGPAQPRTFKQGQGIAGFAAQTQTMILVPNTFDDPRYIMSPDDVPRTLLCIPLADKQQTLGVINLSCPVGTIVLKEDDLDFIRNIARMTLSIVKNIRMFQQIQGALRTTRLYNEELKQEMELQKFVEQTYQTTIEDVHRLQKQMLEELEQARETQLFLMPQTLPVHPAIQFSSTYLPMSQVGGDFYNVLDLDNGCFGIVVGDVTGHGISAALISFMVSVVFQESAMTGASPSQVMRLTNERLYQKLENGKFATIFYAVYDTHSHVLSYCGAGHPPAVILHQNTDAIHPVTTIGTMVGVFSSNDVIYHERQLTLEPGDKVLFYTDGILEIANNEGKLWGKNAFYDFLSQRHTFALNRILPEMIEFAHQYTGFDPTRVIGFDGAGFSDFNDDLTFVGFEVLS, from the coding sequence ATGTGGATTTCCATTAAACAAAAAATACTATTATTTGGAATTGCGGCTTTTCTGCTGGGTTCTGCCGCAGGTTTCACAATGCTGTTGAAACTCAATGTGGCGATTTCAGACCGAATGATTTTCACAGGAATCACGATCTGGGGGATATTTGCTGTTCTGATCGCAACTGGAGGACACTACTGGGGAACTCAACTGACCTCCGTGTTACAGGCTCTCGAGGATTCAGCGGTTTTGCTTGGAGAAAACAAATTTCCACACAAACCACTAATTCTTGAAAGGAATGATGAATTCGGACGTCTTTGGTGGCATCTTCAACAGACGAATCAATTGCTTCAACAAAAATCAACTGAACTTGAAACATTGAAAATTGCCGGGGATGTTCTGGGCAGTATTCAACTCGAAAAAGAAGTATTAAAAAACACCCTGAAAATTCTGTACACACGAACCCGAATGAATTGGAGTTCCGCATACATGATGGATTCCGGAAATACCCTGGAATGCCGGATTCATTTTGTGATGCAGGATGAATCATCAGCAGTATTCCATGATACGCTGACAGGTCCCGCTCAACCCAGAACGTTTAAACAGGGGCAGGGCATTGCCGGCTTTGCGGCACAAACCCAAACAATGATCCTGGTGCCCAATACCTTTGATGATCCCCGATACATCATGAGTCCTGACGATGTTCCCAGAACTTTGTTGTGTATTCCCCTTGCGGATAAACAGCAGACGTTAGGGGTCATCAACCTGTCCTGTCCGGTTGGAACGATCGTGTTGAAGGAGGACGATCTGGACTTTATCAGGAACATCGCACGAATGACCTTGTCGATTGTTAAAAATATCAGAATGTTCCAGCAGATTCAGGGGGCGTTGAGAACCACTCGGCTCTACAATGAAGAACTGAAACAGGAAATGGAACTGCAAAAATTTGTGGAGCAAACCTATCAAACCACAATCGAAGATGTGCATCGTTTACAAAAACAAATGCTGGAGGAACTCGAACAGGCCCGTGAAACCCAACTGTTTTTAATGCCACAAACCTTACCCGTTCATCCTGCCATTCAATTCTCCTCGACCTATTTGCCCATGTCGCAGGTTGGCGGCGATTTTTACAATGTGTTGGATCTGGATAATGGCTGTTTTGGAATTGTCGTCGGGGATGTGACAGGGCATGGAATATCTGCGGCGCTCATATCCTTCATGGTTTCAGTCGTGTTTCAGGAAAGTGCCATGACAGGAGCTTCGCCCTCCCAGGTGATGCGTTTGACCAATGAGCGCCTTTACCAGAAACTGGAAAATGGTAAATTCGCCACCATTTTTTATGCGGTTTATGATACTCACAGCCATGTTTTATCATACTGTGGCGCGGGGCATCCTCCAGCCGTGATTCTGCATCAAAATACCGATGCGATTCATCCGGTTACGACAATCGGAACAATGGTTGGTGTGTTTTCAAGCAACGATGTGATTTATCATGAAAGACAGCTCACTCTGGAACCTGGGGACAAAGTGCTCTTTTATACCGATGGAATTCTGGAGATTGCCAACAACGAAGGAAAACTCTGGGGAAAAAACGCTTTCTATGATTTTTTAAGTCAACGACACACCTTTGCCCTGAATAGAATCTTGCCTGAAATGATCGAGTTTGCTCATCAGTATACCGGCTTTGACCCGACACGGGTCATTGGCTTTGATGGTGCCGGTTTTTCTGATTTTAACGATGACCTCACGTTTGTTGGTTTTGAAGTGCTCTCCTGA
- a CDS encoding DctP family TRAP transporter solute-binding subunit, translating to MNKKHLLSGITAIFVLFLLVLELNWITGSTDLKEKKLTGTPEPFHLQFGHDMAPDSAQHIAALRFADIVNYKSRGNIVVEVFPNQSLGTDEQMIERLLAGTLAISLPPTAKMSFLEPAVQYPDLPFFFKNREQLYEMLDGEPGQLLSKLLNAHGLTCPTFWESGFKQFTANKEIHRPEDFRGLNFRVMKSPLLMEQYRLLGAVPIPIDFSQTYSALSDGNVSGQENPIGSIAGMKFYEIQKYLILSNHAYLAQALCFSNKILTTLPGDLQKILVETAVELTGFQRQEILKRETEQLKTIRAHGTQVYELTTEEKARFQQALMPVIDSYRKVGGEFLELTRLLVEKKERLLNNEILIGLDADMIAGSAQSGIAIQRGAELAIEDINHHGGVLGKRLKLVVRNNSGVAAIGLENIRYFATLPNLVAVLGGLHSQIVLLGMETIHQNQLIYLGPWGAATGLTEQKDSPGYVFRVSANDKYVGPFLVAEALKNYKRPALLLNNNLWGRSNQKALQEALNARQIEPAAIEWFNNGEPDMSIQLKRIEAAQADVILLIANAPEGVTIVHNMARQKNILPIISHWGITGGNFWEEAHQDLEKVPFQFIQTFSFLTHLNPRAEDLKTRYLKKYEIADAEKIEAPVGIAHAWDLIHLLALAIKQAGTLERSKIRDALENLPPYDGVVQRYAPAFTATQHDGLNPEHYFLAEFDKSGAIVPVGHR from the coding sequence ATGAATAAAAAGCACCTCCTGTCGGGAATTACCGCGATATTTGTGTTGTTTCTGCTCGTTCTGGAACTGAATTGGATAACCGGCAGTACAGACCTGAAAGAAAAGAAACTTACTGGAACACCGGAGCCATTTCACCTTCAGTTCGGGCATGATATGGCTCCAGACAGTGCCCAGCATATTGCCGCCCTGCGGTTTGCGGATATTGTGAATTATAAAAGCCGGGGGAACATAGTCGTTGAGGTTTTCCCCAATCAGTCTCTGGGGACTGATGAACAGATGATAGAGCGTTTGCTGGCTGGAACTCTGGCGATTTCTCTGCCTCCTACGGCCAAGATGAGCTTCCTGGAACCTGCCGTGCAATACCCCGATTTGCCCTTTTTTTTCAAAAATCGGGAACAGCTTTATGAAATGCTGGATGGTGAACCGGGGCAGTTGTTATCAAAGCTGTTGAATGCTCATGGTTTGACCTGTCCCACTTTCTGGGAAAGCGGTTTCAAGCAATTCACAGCCAATAAGGAGATTCATCGTCCGGAAGATTTCAGGGGACTGAATTTCCGCGTCATGAAAAGCCCGTTGCTCATGGAGCAATACAGGCTGTTGGGTGCGGTTCCAATCCCGATTGACTTCAGTCAAACCTACAGTGCCTTGAGTGATGGCAATGTTTCCGGACAGGAAAATCCAATTGGCTCCATCGCCGGAATGAAATTTTATGAAATCCAGAAATATCTCATTTTGAGCAATCATGCCTATTTGGCGCAGGCCCTGTGTTTCAGCAATAAAATATTGACCACCCTGCCCGGGGATTTGCAGAAGATCCTTGTGGAAACAGCCGTGGAACTGACCGGCTTTCAACGGCAGGAAATTTTAAAGAGGGAAACAGAACAGCTTAAAACGATACGGGCTCATGGCACACAGGTTTATGAACTCACCACAGAGGAAAAAGCCCGTTTTCAGCAGGCCCTGATGCCGGTGATTGATTCGTATCGTAAAGTCGGCGGCGAATTTCTGGAACTGACCAGACTGCTGGTGGAAAAGAAAGAACGTCTGCTCAACAATGAAATTCTCATTGGCCTGGATGCCGACATGATTGCGGGTTCCGCACAATCCGGCATCGCGATCCAGCGAGGCGCGGAACTGGCGATTGAGGACATCAACCATCACGGAGGTGTTCTGGGTAAACGGCTGAAACTGGTTGTGCGGAACAATTCGGGTGTGGCCGCGATTGGTTTGGAAAATATCAGATATTTTGCGACTTTGCCCAACCTGGTTGCGGTCTTGGGTGGATTGCACAGTCAAATCGTACTTTTGGGAATGGAAACCATTCATCAGAACCAACTGATTTATCTGGGCCCGTGGGGCGCCGCAACCGGCTTGACGGAACAAAAGGATTCTCCGGGCTATGTGTTTCGTGTTTCCGCCAATGACAAATACGTGGGGCCTTTTCTTGTCGCGGAAGCCTTAAAAAATTATAAACGCCCGGCGTTGCTGCTGAACAACAATCTCTGGGGCCGGAGCAATCAAAAGGCCCTTCAGGAGGCCTTGAACGCAAGACAGATCGAACCGGCAGCGATTGAGTGGTTCAACAATGGAGAACCTGACATGTCCATTCAACTCAAACGCATCGAAGCGGCTCAGGCCGATGTGATTCTGCTGATTGCCAACGCGCCTGAAGGCGTGACCATTGTGCACAACATGGCCCGTCAAAAAAACATTCTGCCAATCATTTCTCATTGGGGAATTACCGGAGGAAATTTTTGGGAAGAAGCCCATCAGGATCTTGAGAAAGTGCCCTTCCAGTTTATTCAGACCTTTTCCTTTCTGACACACCTCAACCCACGGGCTGAGGACCTCAAAACCCGATATCTGAAAAAATATGAAATTGCTGACGCTGAAAAAATCGAGGCACCTGTCGGCATCGCTCATGCCTGGGATCTGATTCATTTGCTGGCCCTGGCGATCAAGCAGGCCGGTACACTCGAACGTTCCAAAATAAGGGATGCGCTGGAAAACCTGCCTCCGTATGATGGCGTCGTTCAACGCTATGCACCGGCCTTCACTGCCACGCAGCATGACGGATTGAATCCTGAACATTATTTTCTGGCAGAGTTTGATAAATCGGGAGCGATTGTTCCCGTTGGCCATAGATAA